A single Danio rerio strain Tuebingen ecotype United States chromosome 17, GRCz12tu, whole genome shotgun sequence DNA region contains:
- the LOC137488037 gene encoding uncharacterized protein — MSDSRCKTEILTVFQLSSECKPRTSEWFKVNTRNLLPIDLMADQCDRDTTSSTLDLEPATTVAEMEEDGVRVELEKVSFPKACEDSQSQKKVQLETPINSTSNGEKVKEKKKKKKKSRIASFFRAVGRIFCFTARKEQLSTLSSEPCSDDHENEIYEQRTMVKEEDEEMVEEEEIKKMEEELIEEVEEMMETVEEMMEEVEVIEKEEEMTKNERMEKEENMKMEEVKKKSKEKTDEGWTMVGDERREEIEWPIWKPKPMATVPHIPELGKNQFVVLKISKLKKLQNKQKEEEKRLKEKISRQITVAKFISLKIKEENEKIRLEEEEEKQKKTVNRRVSSTKTLIVKMEEKEKMGEKKVKNDEKEEVDNIEKVQKRRRRRRRNHNMKEEQKKEEEKKKEEEEKKEKAKKKRRRRPRGNSTKEEEEKTDIRKENAEKKWWRNPDPHRSARSHQWPHTRPAPMRRQL, encoded by the exons ATGAGTGATTCACGGTGCAAGACCGAAATCCTCACAGTATTCCAGCTGTCCAGCGAGTGCAAACCCCGAACATCTGAGTGGTTCAAGGTGAATACCCGAAACCTTCTACCAATTGATTTAATGGCCGACCAGTGTGATAGAGATACTACATCCTCAACACTGGATCTCGAACCTGCAACAACGGTTGCTGAAATGGAGGAAGACGGAGTGAGAGTAGAACTTGAGAAGGTCTCCTTCCCTAAAGCCTGCGAGGACTCCCAGAGCCAGAAAAAAGTGCAGCTTGAAACACCTATAAACAGCACTAGTA ATGGGGAGAAGGTGAaggagaagaaaaagaagaagaaaaagagcagGATTGCCTCTTTCTTCAGAGCTGTCGGCAGAATCTTTTGTTTCACTGCAAGGAAAGAGCAGCTCAGTACTCTCAGCTCAGAACCATGCTCTGATG ATCATGAAAATGAGATCTATGAGCAGAGGACTATGGTGAAAGAGGAAGATGAGGAGATGGTGGAGGAGGAAGAGATaaaaaagatggaggaggagTTAATAGAAGAGGTGGAGGAGATGATGGAAACGGTGGAGGAGATGATGGAAGAGGTGGAGGTGATAGAGAAGGAGGAGGAAATGACAAAGAATGAGAGGATGGAAAAAGAGGAGAATATGAAGATGGAGGAAGTGAAAAAGAAAAGCAAGGAAAAGACTGATGAAGGGTGGACAATGGTGGGAGATGAGCGGCGGGAGGAGATTGAGTGGCCGATCTGGAAGCCGAAACCTATGGCTACTGTTCCCCACATCCCTGAACTGGGCAAAAATCAAtttgtagttttaaaaataaGCAAGCTTAAGAAGTTGCAGAACAAacaaaaagaggaggagaagagaCTCAAGGAAAAGATCAGTAGACAGATAACAGTGGCAAAGTTTATAAGTCTGAAAATTAAAGAGGAGAACGAAAAGATAAGgctggaagaggaggaggaaaaacaaaagaaaacagtaaACAGAAGGGTATCCAGCACAAAGACTTTAATAGTGAAAATGGAGGAGAAAGAGAAGATGGGGGaaaagaaagtaaagaatgaTGAAAAGGAGGAGGTGGATAACATAGAGAAGGtacagaagaggaggaggaggagacggAGAAATCACAACATGAAAGAAGAgcagaagaaggaggaggagaagaagaaggaggaggaggagaaaaaagAGAAAGCAAAAAAGAAGAGAAGGAGGAGACCAAGGGGAAATTCCacaaaggaggaggaggaaaagacAGACATAAGGAAAGAGAATGCAGAGAAGAAGTGGTGGAGGAATCCAGATCCCCACAGAAGTGCCAGAAGTCATCAATGGCCCCACACCAGACCTGCTCCAATGCGGAGGCAGCTTTAA